Proteins co-encoded in one Lates calcarifer isolate ASB-BC8 linkage group LG17, TLL_Latcal_v3, whole genome shotgun sequence genomic window:
- the LOC108879118 gene encoding putative protein TPRXL: MMETKLWIALCALPLLLLLINSGSADHANDHTTAPVSTPGAAAAAKAPATDSIPASGLEPTIHPALNGSDKNPISSGNSSVSGNTTRDGETTSVTPEPKADNDTNSISPPVTPVPENNGTLTKDSTSQPQILPSESNTTTTISTASPTNTTHSVDTAATNTSNLPASLTPGSTSPPGQPTQAQYHSSTSAPTPETETSTTTTSTQSSSTSSTHSSQEPPRSQKSTVAPSSSTSTQTKAHAETPSQLNVGGDTKVVHESPTLDPLLAGLVSAFIITAVIITLLLFLKLRRRDNRPEFRRLQDLPMDDMMEDTPLSMYSY; encoded by the exons atgaTGGAGACCAAACTCTGGATTGCCCTTTGTGCGCTGccgctcctgctgctgctcattaaCTCGGGCTCCGCTGACCATG CCAATGACCATACTACTGCTCCAGTAAGCACCCctggtgctgcagcagctgctaaGGCCCCAGCTACAGACTCTATACCTGCTTCTGGCCTGGAACCCACCATTCATCCTGCACTAAATGGCTCTGATAAAAACCCCATTTCCAGTGGCAACAGCAGTGTGAGCGGCAACACAACTAGAGATGGGGAAACCACCTCTGTCACACCTGAACCAAAGGCAGATAATG aTACCAACTCCATCTCTCCCCCAGTGACTCCTGTTCCTGAAAACAATGGGACTCTAACCAAGGACTCAACATCACAGCCTCAAATTCTTCCCTCTGAGAGCAACACCACAACCACCATCAGTACTGCAAGCcccacaaacacaactcacagTGTAGACACAGCGGCCACCAACACATCAAACCTTCCTGCATCGCTGACTCCTGGCTCCACCTCACCCCCAGGGCAGCCCACCCAAGCCCAATATCACTCATCCACTTCTGCCCCGACACCTGAGACTGAAacttccaccaccaccaccagcacccaGTCCAGTTCAACGTCCAGCACCCACTCCTCTCAAGAGCCCCCCAGGTCACAGAAGTCCACCGTCGCCCCGTCGAGCAGCACCTCCACCCAGACCAAGGCCCACGCTGAAACCCCCTCCCAGCTCAACGTTGGGGGTGACA CGAAGGTGGTCCACGAATCTCCCACATTAGACCCTCTCCTGGCTGGCCTGGTGTCAGccttcatcatcactgctgtcatcatcactctgctcctctttctcAAACTGCGCCGAAGAGACAACCGACCAGAGTTCCGCAGGCTGCAGGATTTACCTATG GATGATATGATGGAGGACACACCCTTGTCCATGTACAGCTACTGA
- the LOC108879117 gene encoding LOW QUALITY PROTEIN: importin-13-like (The sequence of the model RefSeq protein was modified relative to this genomic sequence to represent the inferred CDS: deleted 1 base in 1 codon), protein METPGRIAATPDALDFTVENVEKALHQLYYDPNIENKNLAQKWLMQAQVSPQAWQFCWALLSPDKVPEIQYFGASALHTKISRYWSDIPTDQYESLKTQLFSQIACFSSGSKMVLTRLCVALASLALNTMPEAWPGAVAEMVRVFQEEGGGVDGRARCLALLELLTVLPEEFQTSRLPQYRKGQVRGALGREWGSVCPLLQQLLRRADSPGAVKARVLRCLSSWVLLDVPLNESEGLVHDCFSALPDPELFDTAVEAIVNAISQPDSQRYVNTLLKLVPQVLALQEQLREAVQNGDMETCHGICRIAVTLGENHSRTLLEQVDHWQSFLALVNMIMFCTGIPGHYPVNETTSSLTLTFWYTLQDEIMSFESDKQAVYLQVYRPVYFQLVDVLLHKAQFPSDQEYASWSSDEKEQFRIYRVDISDTLMYVYEMLGAELLSNLYDKLGRLLTNAEQPTSWQHTEALLYGFQSIAETIDVNYSDVIPGLIGLIPRININNVQLADTVMFTIGALAEWLADHPVMLSSVLPLVLQALGNPDLSVSSVSTLKKICRECKYDLPPYATNIVAVSQEVLIKQIHKTSQCMWLMQALGFLLSALPVEDILRNLHSLITPYIQQLEKLADETPNPSNKLAIIHILGLLSNLFTTLDISKQDDESADGSAPPVKTAPPPPGPNPVVVVLQQVFALIQTVLSKWLNDSQVVEAVCAIFEKSVKTLLHEFAPMVSQLSEMLGQMYSTIPQASALDLTRQMVHIFASETDHFPPIKALFELVTSVTLSIFQQGPRDHPDIVDSFMQLQAQALKRKPDLFLSESLDVKAVFHCGVLSLKFPEAPTVKSTCLFFTELLPHCSDVPPLARVVQEEGKLLVQAVLEGIGGGASRSLMDQFAEVLFSLNKHCFSLLAVWLKEALQPPGFPSSRVTAEQKDNFSQQILRERVNKRRVKDIVKEFTLLCRGLHGTEYAAEY, encoded by the exons ATGGAGACGCCGGGGAGGATAGCAGCCACACCGGACGCCCTGGACTTTACGGTGGAAAACGTAGAGAAG GCTCTCCACCAGTTGTACTATGATCCTAATATAGAAAACAAGAATCTGGCCCAGAAATGGCTGATGCAGGCTCAGGTCTCGCCTCAGGCCTGGCAGTTTTGCTGGGCCCTGCTGAGCCCAGACAAG GTGCCCGAGATCCAGTACTTCGGCGCTAGTGCACTTCACACCAAGATTTCTCGCTACTGGTCAGACATCCCCACAGACCAGTATGAGTCTCTGAAGACCCAGCTGTTCTCCCAGATTGCCTGCTTCTCCTCCGGCTCCAAGATGGTGCTCACCCGGCTGTGTGTGGCCCTGGCCTCTCTAGCGCTCAACACAATGCCCGAGGCCTGGCCAGGCGCAGTGGCAGAGATGGTGCGGGTATTccaggaggaggggggaggggtggaTGGGCGGGCACGCTGCCTGGCATTGCTGGAGCTGCTCACC GTCCTGCCTGAAGAGTTCCAGACCAGTCGCCTGCCACAGTACCGAAAGGGACAG GTTCGGGGTGCCCTGGGCCGGGAGTGGGGGTCAGTGTGTCCCTTATTGCAGCAACTGCTGCGACGGGCGGACAGCCCCGGGGCAGTGAAAGCTCGCGTGCTACGCTGCCTGTCATCCTGGGTGCTGCTGGATGTGCCCCTCAACGAGAGCGAAGGCCTGGTGCACGACTGCTTCAGTGCCCTGCCTGACCCAGAGCTCTTCGACACAGCAGTAGAGGCAATAGTCAACGCCATTTCACAGCCCGACTCCCAAAG ATATGTGAACACTTTGCTGAAACTGGTTCCTCAAGTGCTGGCCCTCCAGGAGCAGCTCAGAGAGGCTGTTCAGAATGGAGACATGGAGACGTGCCACGGTATCTGTCGGATCGCTGTCACACTAGGAGAGAACCACtccag GACTCTGTTGGAGCAGGTGGATCACTGGCAAAGCTTCCTGGCTCTAGTCAACATGATCATGTTTTGTACAGGCATCCCTGGCCACTACCCGGTCAATGAGACCACCAGCtccctcacactcacattctGGTACACATTACAA GATGAAATCATGTCATTTGAGTCAGATAAGCAGGCAGTGTATCTGCAGGTCTACAGGCCAGTGTATTTTCAGTTGGTGGACGTTCTGCTGCACAAAGCCCAGTTCCCGTCTGACCAGGAGTACGCATCCTGGTCCTCAGATGAGAAAGAGCAGTTCAGGATctacag GGTGGATATCTCAGACACACTCATGTACGTGTATGAGATGCTGGGAGCAGAGCTGCTGAGTAACCTGTATGATAAACTAGGGAGACTGTTGACTAATGCAGAGCAGCCCACATCGTGGCAG CACACAGAAGCTTTGCTGTACGGCTTCCAGTCCATAGCTGAGACGATAGATGTGAATTACTCAGATGTTATCCCAGGCCTGATAGGACTGATCCCCAGAATCAACATCAACAATGTCCAATTAGCAGACACAGTGATGTTCACAATAG GTGCTCTGGCTGAATGGTTGGCCGACCACCCAGTGATGCTCAGCAGTGTCTTGCCCTTGGTGCTACAGGCTTTAGGGAACCCAGacctctctgtttcctctgtctctaCACTCAAGAAAATTTGTAGGGAATGCAAATATGACTTGCCACCCTACGCAACCAACATAGTAGCTGTCTCTCAg GAGGTGCTTATAAAGCAGATCCATAAG acgAGTCAGTGCATGTGGCTGATGCAGGCTCTGGgcttcctgctctctgctctccctgTGGAAGACATCTTAAGAAACCTTCACTCTCTCATCACCCCCTACATTCAGCAACTGGAGAAGCTAGCAGATGAGACG cCTAATCCTTCCAATAAATTAGCGATCATCCACATACTGGGACTGCTGTCCAATCTGTTCACCACGCTCGACATCAGCAAGCAGGATGACGAGTCAGCGGACGGCTCAGCACCACCTGTCAAAacagccccacccccacctgGACCAAACCCG gtggtggtggttttgCAGCAAGTGTTTGCTCTCATACAGACGGTACTCAGCAAGTGGCTCAATGACTCGCAGGTTGTAGAG GCGGTGTGCGCTATCTTTGAAAAGTCGGTGAAGACTCTGCTCCACGAGTTTGCTCCCATGGTGTCTCAGCTAAGTGAGATGCTTGGGCAGATGTACAGTACGATTCCCCAGGCCTCAGCCCTCGACCTCACACGACAg ATGGTGCATATCTTTGCCAGCGAGACAGACCACTTCCCACCCATCAAGGCTCTGTTTGAGCTAGTTACCTCGGTAACTCTGTCCATCTTCCAGCAAG gACCCAGGGATCATCCTGATATTGTTGATTCATTTATGCAACTCCAAGCTCAg GCCCTCAAACGGAAGCCCGATTTGTTCTTGTCCGAGAGTCTTGACGTGAAAGCAGTGTTCCACTGTG GAGTTCTGTCACTCAAATTTCCTGAAGCTCCGACAGTCAAGTCAACGTGCTTGTTCTtt ACTGAACTGTTACCCCACTGCTCAGATGTGCCTCCACTGGCCAGGGTGGTGCAGGAGGAGGGCAAGCTGTTGGTACAGGCTGTGTTGGAG GGCATCGGGGGCGGGGCATCTCGGAGCCTGATGGACCAGTTTGCAGAAGTGCTTTTCAGTCTGAACAAgcactgcttttctctgcttgcTGTGTGGTTGAAGGAGGCGCTGCAGCCTCCAGGGTTCCCGTCGTCACGGGTCACAGCTGAACAGAAAGACAATTTCTCACAGCAGATCCTCAG AGAACGAGTGAACAAGAGGAGGGTGAAGGACATAGTGAAGGAGTTCACACTACTGTGCAGAGGGCTCCATGGCACAGAGTACGCCGCTGAATACTGA